One region of Mycolicibacterium insubricum genomic DNA includes:
- a CDS encoding MMPL/RND family transporter, with translation MTTPYDAPTEAISTVPPEKHTGIAKWIRTMSVPIIIGWILIIVGLNVAAPQLEVVGAMQSVSLSPDKAPSTIAMKEVGLVFQEFKSNSSVMIVLEGDHELDAAAHQYYDQMIAKLRADTGHVEHVQDFWSDPLTAAGSQSPDGKAAYVQVYTAGNQGEALANESVEAVQQIVNDIPAPEGVHAYVTGPAALSADQHVAGDRSMALIEALTFTVIIVMLLLVYRSIVTVILSLLLVVLSLTAARGVVAFLGYHDVIGLSTFATNLLVTLAIAASTDYAIFLIGRYQEARTRGMSKEDAYYDMFHGTGHVIVGSGLTIAGATLCLHFTNLPYFKSLGIPLCVGMVVVVFCALTLGSAIITVATKFGNVLEPKRAMRTRGWRKVGAAVVRWPGPILVATIALSLIGLLALPGYRTNYNDRNYLPADLPANAGYSAADRHFSQARMNPELLLIESDHDLRNSSDFLVIDKVAKSLFRVPGVGRVQAITRPQGTPIEHTSIPFQISMNGVSQKMNEKYQQDMMANMLKQANDMQTTIDTMTKMQSITEQMAAVTHSMVVKMKNMTMDVADMRDHISDFDDFFRPLRNYLYWEPHCFNIPVCWSIRSIFDTLDGVDTMTDDIQQIIPDMERLDALMPQMVALMPSMISTMTRMKSYMLTMYQTQKGMQDQMSAMQENSTAMGKAFDESKNDDSFYLPPETFDNPDFKRGVKMFLSPDGHAVRFIISHDGDPMTPEGIAKIASIKQAAREAIKGTPLEGSKIYLGGTAATFHDLQAGANYDLIIAGIAALGLIFIIMLIITRSIVAAAVIVGTVVLSLGASFGLSVLIWQHIIGLELHWMVLAMAVIILLAVGADYNLLLVARFKEEIHAGLNTGIIRAMGGTGSVVTSAGLVFAFTMASMAVSELHVIGQVGTTIGLGLLFDTLVIRSFMTPSIAALLGKWFWWPQRVRQRPLPSPWPEPPAAAEPERDPVPSA, from the coding sequence ATGACGACTCCCTACGACGCGCCCACCGAGGCCATCTCGACCGTGCCGCCGGAAAAGCACACCGGCATCGCCAAGTGGATCCGGACCATGTCGGTCCCGATCATCATCGGCTGGATCCTGATCATCGTCGGCCTCAACGTCGCGGCACCGCAGCTCGAGGTGGTCGGGGCGATGCAGTCGGTGTCGCTGTCGCCCGACAAGGCCCCGTCGACGATCGCGATGAAGGAAGTCGGCCTGGTCTTCCAGGAGTTCAAGTCCAACAGCTCGGTGATGATCGTGCTCGAGGGCGACCACGAACTCGACGCCGCCGCGCACCAGTACTACGACCAGATGATCGCCAAGCTGCGCGCCGACACCGGTCACGTCGAGCACGTCCAGGACTTCTGGAGCGACCCGCTCACCGCGGCCGGGTCCCAGAGTCCCGACGGCAAGGCCGCCTACGTGCAGGTCTACACCGCTGGCAACCAGGGCGAGGCGCTGGCCAACGAGTCGGTCGAAGCCGTCCAGCAGATCGTGAATGACATCCCGGCGCCCGAGGGAGTCCACGCCTACGTGACCGGCCCGGCGGCGCTGTCGGCCGACCAGCACGTCGCCGGGGACCGCAGCATGGCGCTGATCGAGGCGCTGACCTTCACCGTCATCATCGTGATGCTGCTGCTGGTCTACCGCTCGATCGTCACGGTGATCCTCAGCCTGTTGCTGGTGGTGCTGTCGCTGACCGCCGCACGCGGCGTGGTCGCCTTCCTCGGCTACCACGACGTCATCGGGCTCTCCACCTTCGCGACGAACCTGCTGGTCACCCTCGCCATCGCGGCCTCGACCGACTACGCCATCTTCCTGATAGGCCGATATCAGGAGGCCCGCACCCGGGGGATGAGCAAGGAGGACGCCTACTACGACATGTTCCACGGCACGGGACATGTGATCGTGGGCTCGGGCCTGACCATTGCCGGTGCGACGTTGTGCCTGCACTTCACCAACCTGCCGTACTTCAAGAGCCTCGGCATCCCGCTGTGCGTCGGCATGGTGGTCGTGGTGTTCTGTGCGCTGACCCTGGGGTCGGCGATCATCACCGTCGCGACGAAGTTCGGCAACGTCCTGGAGCCCAAGCGCGCCATGCGTACCAGGGGGTGGCGCAAAGTCGGTGCGGCCGTCGTCCGGTGGCCGGGACCGATCCTGGTGGCGACGATTGCGTTGTCGCTGATCGGGTTGCTGGCCCTGCCGGGTTACCGCACCAACTACAACGACCGCAACTACCTGCCGGCGGACCTGCCGGCCAACGCCGGGTACTCCGCCGCGGACCGGCACTTCTCACAGGCCCGGATGAATCCGGAACTGCTGCTGATCGAATCCGATCACGACCTGCGCAACTCCTCGGACTTCCTGGTGATCGACAAGGTCGCCAAGTCACTGTTCCGGGTGCCCGGGGTGGGTCGGGTCCAGGCCATCACCCGGCCGCAGGGCACCCCCATCGAGCACACGTCGATCCCGTTCCAGATCTCGATGAACGGTGTGTCGCAGAAGATGAACGAGAAGTACCAGCAGGACATGATGGCCAACATGCTCAAGCAGGCCAACGACATGCAGACGACCATCGACACGATGACCAAGATGCAGTCGATCACCGAGCAGATGGCCGCGGTCACCCATTCCATGGTCGTGAAGATGAAGAACATGACGATGGACGTGGCCGACATGCGCGACCACATCTCCGATTTCGACGACTTCTTCCGGCCGCTGCGCAACTACCTGTACTGGGAGCCGCACTGCTTCAACATCCCGGTGTGCTGGTCTATCCGGTCGATCTTCGACACCCTCGACGGCGTCGACACCATGACCGACGACATTCAGCAGATCATCCCGGACATGGAGCGCCTGGACGCGCTGATGCCGCAGATGGTGGCGCTGATGCCGTCGATGATCTCGACCATGACGCGGATGAAGTCCTACATGCTGACCATGTACCAGACCCAAAAGGGCATGCAGGATCAGATGTCGGCCATGCAGGAGAACTCGACCGCCATGGGCAAGGCGTTCGACGAGTCCAAGAACGACGACAGCTTCTACCTGCCGCCGGAAACCTTCGACAACCCCGACTTCAAGCGCGGCGTGAAGATGTTCCTCTCGCCCGACGGGCATGCCGTCCGGTTCATCATCTCCCACGACGGCGACCCGATGACCCCCGAAGGCATCGCCAAGATCGCGTCGATCAAACAGGCCGCGCGCGAAGCGATCAAGGGCACTCCGCTGGAGGGCTCCAAGATCTACCTCGGCGGTACCGCGGCGACGTTCCACGACCTGCAGGCCGGCGCGAACTACGACCTGATCATCGCGGGCATCGCCGCCCTGGGCCTGATCTTCATCATCATGTTGATCATCACCCGCTCGATCGTCGCGGCCGCCGTCATCGTCGGCACCGTGGTGCTGTCGCTGGGCGCCTCGTTCGGTCTGTCGGTGCTGATCTGGCAGCACATCATCGGTCTGGAGCTGCACTGGATGGTGCTGGCCATGGCGGTGATCATCCTGTTGGCCGTGGGCGCGGACTACAACCTGCTGCTGGTAGCCAGATTCAAAGAAGAGATACACGCCGGGCTGAACACCGGCATCATCCGCGCGATGGGCGGCACCGGGTCGGTGGTCACCTCGGCGGGTCTGGTGTTCGCATTCACCATGGCGTCGATGGCGGTCAGCGAGCTGCACGTGATCGGCCAGGTGGGTACCACCATCGGCCTGGGTTTGTTGTTCGACACCCTGGTGATCCGGTCGTTCATGACGCCGTCCATCGCGGCCCTGCTCGGCAAGTGGTTCTGGTGGCCGCAACGGGTCCGGCAGCGTCCGCTCCCGTCGCCGTGGCCCGAGCCGCCGGCCGCGGCGGAGCCCGAACGCGACCCGGTGCCCTCGGCCTGA
- a CDS encoding MmpS family transport accessory protein — protein sequence MLKLVKKTWLPMVIVIVVIIAGAAVYRVRGFFGADGAAGAGSTRFEDTKPFNPKRVKYEIWGNGSYADINYLDLDAEPQRVDGASLPWTLTLESTAPSVFPNIVAQGDGSTLTCRITVDDEVKDERTTTGASAHTYCLVKSA from the coding sequence ATGCTGAAGCTCGTTAAGAAGACCTGGCTGCCGATGGTGATCGTGATCGTGGTGATCATCGCCGGCGCGGCCGTCTACCGCGTCCGCGGTTTCTTCGGCGCCGACGGTGCCGCCGGCGCCGGCAGCACCCGATTCGAGGACACCAAGCCCTTCAACCCCAAGCGGGTGAAGTACGAGATCTGGGGCAACGGCAGCTATGCCGACATCAACTACCTGGACCTCGACGCCGAACCGCAACGCGTCGACGGCGCGAGCCTCCCGTGGACGCTGACCCTGGAGTCGACCGCCCCGTCGGTCTTCCCGAACATCGTCGCCCAGGGTGACGGCAGCACGCTCACCTGCCGCATCACCGTCGACGACGAGGTCAAGGACGAACGAACCACCACCGGCGCCAGCGCCCACACCTACTGCTTGGTGAAATCCGCATGA
- the yaaA gene encoding peroxide stress protein YaaA produces the protein MIVVLPPSETKRDGGDGPPVDVEALSFTELNPVRIALVDELVALAADRPASRAALGISAKQDAEIDRNAALRTSPTMAAIDRYTGVLYDALDIASLSGAAGDRAHARLAVGSALFGLLRADDPVPAYRLSAGSKLPGPTLAARWRPALEPLLARLADGELVVDLRSGSYAALGRLPGAVTVDVVSERPDGSRAVVSHFNKAHKGRLARVLAAGHAEPDSAAKVAAAARRAGMTVERDGNRLTVVTQ, from the coding sequence GTGATCGTGGTGTTGCCCCCGTCGGAAACCAAGCGTGACGGTGGCGACGGCCCGCCGGTCGACGTCGAAGCGCTCAGCTTCACCGAGCTGAACCCGGTGCGGATCGCCCTGGTCGACGAGCTGGTGGCCCTGGCGGCCGACCGGCCGGCGAGCCGGGCGGCCCTGGGCATCTCGGCCAAACAGGACGCCGAGATCGACCGCAACGCCGCGCTGCGAACCTCACCGACCATGGCCGCGATCGACCGGTACACCGGCGTGCTGTACGACGCGCTCGACATCGCCTCGCTCAGCGGCGCGGCCGGCGACCGGGCGCACGCCCGGCTGGCGGTGGGTTCGGCACTGTTCGGCCTGCTGCGCGCCGACGACCCGGTGCCCGCCTATCGCCTCTCGGCGGGATCCAAGCTGCCCGGTCCGACGCTGGCCGCGCGCTGGCGTCCCGCCCTGGAGCCGCTGCTGGCCCGCCTGGCCGACGGCGAACTGGTCGTCGACCTGCGTTCGGGCTCCTACGCCGCGCTCGGCCGGCTGCCCGGCGCGGTCACCGTCGACGTGGTCTCTGAACGTCCCGACGGCAGCCGCGCGGTGGTCAGTCATTTCAACAAGGCGCACAAGGGCCGGCTGGCCCGCGTCCTGGCCGCCGGACACGCCGAGCCGGATTCGGCGGCGAAAGTCGCCGCGGCGGCGCGCCGCGCCGGGATGACAGTCGAGCGCGACGGGAACCGGCTCACCGTCGTCACTCAGTGA
- a CDS encoding amidohydrolase family protein: MNVDDLILVSIDDHVVEPPDMFLRHVPEKYKPEAPIVVTDAKGVDQWMYQGRPQGVSGLNAVVSWPAEEWGRDPAGFAEMRPGVYDAHERVRDMNRNGILASMCFPTFTGFSARHLNMHREEATLVMVSAYNDWHIDEWAGSAPGRFIPIAILPTWNPEAMCTEIRRVAAKGCRAVTMPELPHLEGLPSYFDENYWGPVFRTLSEENVVMCLHIGTGFGAISMAKDAPIDNLIILATQVSAMCAQDLLWGPAMRNYPDLKFAFSEGGIGWIPFYLDRSDRHYTNQKWLRRDFGDKLPSDVFREHSLACYVTDKTSLKLRHEIGIDIIAWECDYPHSDCFWPDAPEQVLAELNAAGASDSDINKITWENSCRFFSWDPFAHTPKEQATAGALRALATDVDTSIRPRAEWARLYDEKKFQHAH, translated from the coding sequence ATGAACGTCGACGACCTGATTCTGGTGAGCATTGACGACCACGTCGTGGAACCGCCGGACATGTTCCTGCGCCACGTCCCGGAGAAGTACAAGCCCGAGGCCCCGATCGTCGTCACCGACGCCAAGGGCGTCGATCAGTGGATGTATCAGGGCCGCCCGCAAGGCGTCAGCGGTCTGAATGCGGTGGTGTCCTGGCCGGCCGAGGAGTGGGGCCGCGACCCGGCCGGCTTCGCCGAGATGCGCCCCGGGGTCTACGACGCGCACGAACGCGTCCGCGACATGAACCGCAACGGCATCCTGGCCTCGATGTGTTTCCCGACGTTCACCGGCTTCTCCGCGCGCCACCTCAACATGCACCGCGAGGAGGCGACGCTGGTGATGGTGTCGGCGTACAACGACTGGCACATCGATGAGTGGGCCGGGTCGGCTCCCGGGCGGTTCATCCCGATCGCCATCCTGCCCACCTGGAACCCCGAGGCCATGTGCACCGAGATCCGCCGGGTGGCCGCCAAGGGCTGCCGCGCGGTGACCATGCCGGAGCTGCCGCACCTGGAGGGCCTGCCCAGCTACTTCGACGAGAACTACTGGGGCCCGGTGTTCCGCACCCTGTCGGAGGAGAACGTGGTGATGTGCCTGCACATCGGCACCGGATTCGGCGCCATCTCGATGGCCAAGGACGCCCCCATCGACAACCTGATCATCCTGGCCACCCAGGTGTCGGCGATGTGCGCCCAGGATCTGCTCTGGGGCCCGGCCATGCGCAACTACCCGGACCTGAAGTTCGCCTTCTCCGAGGGCGGCATCGGCTGGATCCCGTTCTACCTGGACCGCTCCGACCGGCACTACACCAACCAGAAGTGGCTGCGCCGCGACTTCGGCGACAAGCTGCCCTCGGACGTGTTCCGCGAGCACTCGCTGGCCTGCTACGTCACCGACAAGACCTCACTGAAACTGCGCCACGAGATCGGCATCGACATCATCGCCTGGGAGTGCGACTACCCGCATTCGGACTGCTTCTGGCCCGACGCCCCCGAGCAGGTGCTGGCCGAACTCAACGCCGCCGGCGCCAGTGATTCCGACATCAACAAGATCACCTGGGAGAACTCCTGCCGGTTCTTCAGCTGGGATCCGTTCGCCCACACGCCGAAGGAACAGGCCACCGCCGGTGCGCTGCGCGCGCTGGCCACCGACGTCGACACCTCGATCCGGCCGCGTGCGGAATGGGCCCGGCTCTACGACGAGAAGAAGTTCCAGCACGCTCACTGA
- a CDS encoding AraC family transcriptional regulator yields the protein MTVSALSDRHHADSANPVPRIELRRGGRARAGSYLYEGDKLLTGWHSHDMHQIEYAIGGVVEVQTPAGHYLLPPQQAAWLPIGLEHSATMNPDVKTVAVMFDPELVPNPGDRARILAVSPLIREMMIYALRWPIDRADGPAPDEEVADGFFRTLAHLVSDALDHEAPLSLPTTGHPIVAAAVEFTKEHLQSVTADEVSRAVAVSERTLRRLFADTLGISWRTYLLHARMLRAMALLAAPGQSVQEVSRAVGFESLSSFTRSFAQFCGETPSAYRGRVK from the coding sequence GTGACCGTCTCTGCGCTATCGGACAGACACCATGCGGATTCGGCCAACCCGGTTCCGCGGATCGAATTACGCCGCGGTGGCCGGGCCCGGGCGGGCAGCTATCTGTACGAGGGCGACAAACTACTCACCGGGTGGCATTCGCACGACATGCACCAGATCGAGTACGCGATCGGCGGCGTCGTCGAAGTCCAGACCCCGGCCGGGCACTACCTGCTGCCGCCGCAGCAGGCGGCCTGGTTGCCGATCGGCCTCGAACACTCGGCGACGATGAATCCCGACGTCAAAACGGTGGCGGTGATGTTCGACCCGGAGCTGGTGCCGAACCCCGGCGACCGGGCCCGCATCCTGGCGGTCTCCCCGCTGATTCGCGAAATGATGATCTACGCATTGCGCTGGCCCATCGACCGGGCCGACGGCCCAGCCCCCGACGAGGAGGTCGCCGACGGGTTCTTCCGGACGCTGGCCCACCTGGTGTCGGATGCGCTCGATCACGAGGCACCGTTGAGCCTGCCGACCACGGGCCATCCGATCGTGGCGGCAGCCGTCGAGTTCACCAAGGAGCACCTGCAGTCGGTGACCGCCGACGAGGTCAGCCGCGCCGTGGCGGTCTCCGAACGCACGCTGCGGCGGCTGTTCGCCGATACGCTGGGCATCTCCTGGCGGACCTATCTGCTGCACGCACGCATGCTGCGGGCGATGGCCCTGCTGGCGGCCCCCGGCCAATCGGTGCAGGAGGTATCGCGGGCGGTGGGATTCGAGAGCCTGAGCTCGTTCACCCGGTCGTTCGCCCAGTTCTGCGGGGAAACCCCCTCGGCCTACCGCGGCCGGGTGAAGTGA
- a CDS encoding alpha/beta fold hydrolase: MVPPIERPKLEGKIAVAPDRNISFAEFGAPQGKAVFWLHGTPGARRQIPPEARAWAALNGIRLVGIDRPGIGVSTPHRYQQVLEFANDLEVVADTLGIDKMAVIGLSGGGPYALSSAAAMPDRVVAVGVLGGVAPTVGPEAIGGGLMALGSLVAPALEVAAAPIGFVATQAVRLIRPFGNTAVELYARVSPEGDRRLLLRPEFKAMFLDDLLNGSRKQLAAPFADVIVFARDWGFRMADIETPVRWWHGDRDHIIPYSHGEHSVALLPNAELIPIPGESHLAGLGRAEEILVSMTEMLDER, encoded by the coding sequence ATGGTTCCACCAATCGAACGCCCCAAACTCGAGGGCAAGATCGCGGTCGCCCCGGACCGCAACATCAGCTTCGCGGAGTTCGGCGCACCGCAGGGCAAAGCGGTGTTCTGGCTGCACGGCACCCCCGGCGCCCGCCGGCAGATCCCGCCCGAGGCCCGCGCCTGGGCCGCCCTCAACGGCATCCGGCTGGTCGGCATCGACCGGCCCGGCATCGGCGTGTCCACCCCGCACCGCTATCAGCAGGTGCTCGAGTTCGCCAACGACCTCGAAGTGGTCGCCGACACCCTGGGCATCGACAAGATGGCCGTCATCGGACTGTCCGGGGGCGGGCCGTATGCCCTGTCCAGCGCGGCGGCCATGCCCGACCGGGTGGTCGCCGTCGGCGTCCTCGGCGGCGTCGCACCGACGGTCGGCCCGGAGGCCATCGGCGGCGGGCTGATGGCGCTGGGGTCGCTGGTCGCCCCGGCCCTGGAAGTCGCCGCCGCCCCGATCGGGTTCGTGGCCACCCAGGCCGTGCGGCTGATCCGCCCGTTCGGCAACACCGCGGTGGAGCTCTACGCCCGCGTCTCGCCCGAGGGTGACCGCCGGCTGCTGCTGCGCCCCGAGTTCAAGGCGATGTTCCTCGACGACCTGCTCAACGGCAGCCGCAAGCAGCTGGCCGCGCCGTTCGCCGACGTCATCGTCTTCGCCCGCGACTGGGGCTTCCGGATGGCCGACATCGAGACGCCGGTGCGCTGGTGGCACGGCGACCGCGACCACATCATCCCCTACAGCCACGGCGAGCATTCGGTGGCGTTGCTGCCCAACGCCGAGCTGATCCCGATCCCCGGCGAAAGCCACCTGGCCGGCCTCGGCCGGGCCGAGGAGATCCTGGTCTCCATGACCGAGATGCTCGACGAGCGGTAG
- a CDS encoding Zn-ribbon domain-containing OB-fold protein, protein MAPKALAPEISTWPEDNPQLIGCRCGDCGATVFPAQDHCPRCSGPNMGEVLLPRRGTVIAWTTQGFPPGAPYVGPTGKDFVPFGMGLVQLGLGDEAVIRVEGRLTENDPAKLEFGQEVELTMIPFATDTNGDEIITFAFKPV, encoded by the coding sequence ATGGCACCCAAGGCACTGGCACCCGAGATTTCCACCTGGCCGGAAGATAACCCGCAGCTGATCGGCTGCCGGTGCGGCGACTGCGGCGCGACGGTGTTCCCGGCGCAGGACCACTGCCCGCGGTGTTCGGGCCCGAACATGGGCGAGGTGCTGCTGCCCCGGCGCGGCACCGTCATCGCCTGGACCACCCAGGGCTTCCCGCCCGGGGCGCCATACGTCGGGCCCACCGGCAAGGACTTCGTACCGTTCGGCATGGGGCTGGTGCAGCTGGGCCTGGGCGATGAAGCGGTGATCCGGGTCGAGGGCCGGTTGACCGAAAACGACCCCGCCAAGCTGGAATTCGGCCAGGAGGTCGAGTTGACCATGATCCCGTTCGCCACCGACACCAACGGTGACGAGATCATCACCTTCGCGTTCAAGCCGGTCTAG
- a CDS encoding thiolase family protein, with protein MSNDVAIIGVGLHPFGRFDKPAVQMGAEAIRLALADAGVEWKDIQFGFGGSYEVSNPDSVTRLVGLTGITFTNVFNACATSASAIQQTADTIRLGKYDIGVAVGLDKHPRGAFTDDPAKLALPQWYAENGQFVTTKFFGMKANKYLHDHNISEETLARVANKNFRNGELNPNAFRRKEIAVDEIMASPVLNYPLRQYMFCAPDEGAAAVIMCRGDIAHRFTDKPVFVRASEIRTRTFGAYEVHATSAPIESDVAPTVYAARAAYEIAGIGPEDVDIAQLQDTDAGAEVIHMAETGLCADGDQEKLVAEGATEIGGSIPVNTDGGLIANGEPIGASGLRQVHELVRQLRGEAGERQVPSSPRVGLAQVYGAPGTASATILSL; from the coding sequence ATGAGCAACGACGTCGCGATCATCGGAGTCGGCCTGCACCCGTTCGGCCGATTCGACAAGCCCGCGGTGCAGATGGGCGCCGAGGCCATCCGTCTCGCCCTGGCCGACGCCGGAGTGGAATGGAAGGACATCCAGTTCGGCTTCGGCGGCAGCTACGAGGTGTCCAACCCCGATTCGGTGACCCGGCTGGTCGGCCTCACCGGCATCACGTTCACCAACGTGTTCAACGCCTGTGCGACCTCGGCCAGTGCGATCCAGCAGACCGCCGACACCATCCGGCTGGGCAAGTACGACATCGGTGTGGCCGTCGGGCTGGACAAGCACCCCCGCGGCGCCTTCACCGACGACCCAGCCAAGCTGGCACTGCCGCAGTGGTACGCCGAGAACGGCCAGTTCGTCACCACCAAGTTCTTCGGCATGAAGGCCAACAAGTACCTGCACGACCACAACATCAGCGAGGAGACGCTGGCCCGGGTGGCCAACAAGAACTTTCGCAACGGCGAGCTGAACCCGAATGCGTTCCGCCGCAAGGAGATCGCCGTCGACGAGATCATGGCCTCGCCGGTACTGAACTACCCGCTGCGCCAGTACATGTTCTGCGCCCCGGATGAGGGGGCGGCGGCGGTGATCATGTGCCGCGGGGACATCGCCCACCGCTTCACCGACAAGCCGGTGTTCGTGCGCGCCAGCGAGATCCGGACCCGGACGTTCGGCGCCTACGAGGTGCACGCCACCTCCGCACCGATCGAGTCCGATGTCGCGCCGACGGTGTACGCCGCGCGCGCCGCCTACGAGATCGCCGGTATCGGCCCGGAGGACGTCGACATCGCGCAGTTGCAGGACACCGACGCCGGCGCCGAGGTGATTCACATGGCCGAGACCGGTCTGTGCGCCGACGGCGACCAGGAGAAGCTGGTCGCCGAGGGCGCCACCGAGATCGGCGGGTCCATCCCGGTCAACACCGACGGCGGGTTGATCGCCAACGGCGAGCCGATCGGTGCGTCGGGCCTGCGTCAGGTGCACGAACTGGTCCGGCAGTTGCGCGGCGAGGCCGGTGAGCGCCAGGTTCCGAGCAGCCCCCGGGTGGGGCTGGCCCAGGTCTACGGCGCGCCGGGTACCGCCTCGGCCACCATCCTGAGTCTGTAA
- a CDS encoding competence/damage-inducible protein A, with protein sequence MSTRAGIVVTGTEVLTGRVADKNGPWLADRLLELGIELAHITICGDRPADIAAQLAFLATEGVDLIITSGGLGPTADDLTVDTVAGFCGRKMVLDTALEERIADILRKLVSRMPDIDFDDVRTANRKQAIVPEGATVLEPIGTAPGVVVTPVTGGGPTVVVLPGPPRELQAMWPAALSTEALQAAISGRVHYRQDTIRMFGPAESALAEALRVAERDITGFGGLEITTCLRRAELEIVTRYEPGAADAYAALLAHLRERFGDAVYSTDGTTVDQQVAALLAGHWAATAESCTGGLVAGRLTDLAGSSAYLAGGVVSYSNAAKSELLGVDPALIETHGAVSEQVAEAMAAGALRRFGADIAVSTTGIAGPGGGSAEKPVGTVCFGVAMTGRPPVLRTVRLPGNRTDVRERSTTIALHLLRRTLLDANQPG encoded by the coding sequence GTGAGCACGCGCGCGGGGATCGTCGTCACCGGGACCGAGGTACTGACCGGCCGGGTGGCCGACAAGAATGGGCCTTGGCTGGCCGACCGGCTGCTGGAGCTGGGCATCGAGTTGGCGCACATCACCATCTGCGGCGACCGGCCGGCCGACATCGCCGCGCAGCTGGCGTTCCTGGCCACCGAGGGCGTGGACCTGATCATCACCAGCGGCGGGCTGGGCCCGACGGCCGACGACCTCACCGTAGACACGGTCGCCGGGTTCTGCGGCCGAAAGATGGTGCTGGACACCGCGCTTGAGGAGCGCATCGCCGACATCCTGCGCAAGCTGGTATCCCGGATGCCCGACATCGACTTCGACGACGTGCGCACGGCCAACCGCAAACAGGCCATCGTCCCGGAGGGCGCGACGGTGCTCGAGCCCATCGGCACCGCACCCGGTGTCGTCGTCACCCCGGTGACCGGCGGCGGTCCCACCGTGGTGGTGCTGCCCGGACCACCGCGCGAGCTGCAGGCGATGTGGCCGGCGGCGCTGTCCACCGAGGCGCTGCAGGCCGCGATCTCAGGACGTGTGCATTACCGACAGGACACCATCCGGATGTTCGGGCCGGCCGAATCCGCACTGGCCGAAGCCCTGCGGGTGGCCGAACGCGACATCACGGGTTTCGGCGGACTGGAGATCACCACCTGCCTGCGCCGCGCCGAGCTGGAGATCGTCACCCGCTATGAACCCGGCGCGGCCGACGCCTACGCCGCGCTGCTGGCGCACCTGCGCGAGCGCTTCGGCGACGCCGTCTACTCCACCGACGGCACCACCGTCGACCAGCAGGTCGCCGCGCTGCTGGCCGGCCATTGGGCCGCCACCGCCGAATCCTGCACCGGGGGGCTGGTCGCCGGCCGGCTCACCGACCTGGCAGGCTCGTCGGCGTATCTGGCCGGGGGAGTGGTGTCCTACTCCAACGCCGCCAAGAGTGAGCTGCTCGGCGTCGATCCCGCACTGATCGAAACCCACGGTGCGGTGTCGGAGCAGGTGGCCGAGGCGATGGCCGCCGGTGCGCTGCGCCGGTTCGGCGCCGACATCGCGGTGTCCACCACCGGCATCGCCGGCCCCGGCGGCGGGTCGGCCGAAAAACCGGTCGGCACCGTGTGTTTCGGCGTGGCGATGACCGGCCGACCGCCGGTGTTGCGCACCGTGCGGCTGCCCGGTAACCGCACCGACGTCCGGGAACGCTCGACTACGATTGCCCTGCACCTGCTGCGCCGGACACTACTCGACGCGAACCAGCCTGGGTAG
- a CDS encoding GNAT family N-acetyltransferase, whose amino-acid sequence MPAHDIAAARREISVAMLKALDRRHEVLDAIVDADDHTAAVDALIALLGISRAGAEAVMGLSFDHATKASRERIAAELEDLDSQLTFTVEQRPASTGESLWLRPFSAEQDRDIFTARTDDQLTAGDGSGAPAAGIDDEIRGAIKRVDDEDAVLFVAVEDEAKIGLVFGDLVGGEVNVRIWIRPEHRKKGYGTAALRKSRSEMASYFPAVPMVVRAPGAGSA is encoded by the coding sequence ATGCCCGCTCATGACATTGCCGCCGCCCGCCGCGAAATCTCCGTCGCCATGCTCAAAGCACTGGACCGTCGTCACGAGGTGCTCGACGCGATCGTGGACGCCGATGATCACACCGCCGCGGTCGACGCGCTGATCGCGCTGCTGGGCATCTCCCGGGCCGGCGCCGAGGCCGTCATGGGCCTGTCGTTCGATCACGCCACCAAGGCCAGCCGGGAGCGCATCGCCGCCGAGCTGGAAGACCTGGACTCCCAGCTGACCTTCACCGTCGAGCAGCGGCCGGCCAGCACCGGGGAAAGCCTGTGGCTGCGGCCGTTCTCGGCCGAGCAGGACCGCGACATCTTCACCGCCCGCACCGATGACCAGCTCACCGCGGGTGACGGCTCCGGAGCGCCGGCCGCCGGTATCGACGACGAGATCCGCGGCGCCATCAAGCGCGTGGACGACGAGGACGCGGTGCTGTTCGTCGCGGTCGAGGACGAGGCGAAGATCGGCCTGGTCTTCGGCGACCTGGTCGGCGGCGAGGTCAACGTCCGGATCTGGATCCGCCCGGAACACCGCAAGAAGGGTTACGGCACAGCCGCACTGCGCAAGTCGCGCAGCGAAATGGCGTCGTACTTCCCGGCCGTCCCGATGGTGGTCCGCGCCCCCGGCGCCGGGTCGGCGTAG